The Amycolatopsis umgeniensis DNA segment AGCCTCGGTGAGACCTCACCGGCCTCGATTCCGCGCGTGAGGAGGTCACGCTCCAGCTCGCGACGCGGATCGAGATAGCGGCTGTGGAGGCTCCTGGCCGTTTCGGGGTTGTGCTGCGCCTCGGCGATGAGAGCGAGCAGGACCTTGCCCGCCGGGTCTCGGGTGACGAAGCGTGCGAAACCGCGGAAGTAGCCGCGGATACTGTCCTCTGTGGACTTCTCCACCGGGACGGGGAAGCGCTTTTCGCTGTCCTCGATGAGCGTGTCGAGCAGGATCTCGACCTTCGACGGCCACCAGCGGTAGATCGTCTGCTTGGCGACGCCCGCCCGGCGCGCGATCGCCTCGATGGTCAGCCGGGCGAAGCCGTGCTCGACGAGCAGGTCGTCCGCGGCATGGAGCACGGCGAGGCGGGCGGCTTCGTCGCGCTGGTTGCCGGAGCGCACCCTGGGGGGCTGCGAGTTCGCGGCGGGCATGCGGACCACAGTACCGGTCGGCGCGGGCGGGCACGACAGCTACCGTGCTACTGTCTAGACGCAACGTCGCGTCTAGACAAATCCTCGAACTTCAAGGAGTTTCAATGTCCGACACCTCAGGGCGGCAAGCCCTCGTCATCGGCGCCTCCCGCGGGCTGGGGCTCGTCCTCGCCGAGGAACTCACCCGGCGCAGCTGGCGAGTGATCGCCACGGCCCGCCAAAACGGTGGCGAACTGCGGGCGAAGGCCGACGCTTCGAACGGGCGGCTGCGGGTCGAATCGTTGGAGATGACCAGTGACGAC contains these protein-coding regions:
- a CDS encoding TetR/AcrR family transcriptional regulator, coding for MPAANSQPPRVRSGNQRDEAARLAVLHAADDLLVEHGFARLTIEAIARRAGVAKQTIYRWWPSKVEILLDTLIEDSEKRFPVPVEKSTEDSIRGYFRGFARFVTRDPAGKVLLALIAEAQHNPETARSLHSRYLDPRRELERDLLTRGIEAGEVSPRLDLDATIDAVVGPVVYRALTGASVPRGLVDALFDELLKPGA